Within Cellulophaga sp. L1A9, the genomic segment TAAAGCTTGATGCCAAAAATCAACAAGAATCTTATTGCTATAGATGGCTTCTTTTCCTCCTTTTAATAAAATTTTATTATTCGCCTTAAAGGCAAGAACTGCAGCTTCTATAGTAACATCAGGTCGTGATTCATAAATAATCATGATGGTACCGAAAGGAGCTGTTTTATTGATAATTGTTAAACCATTATCCAATTCCTTTTTTGATATTTCTTTGTGAACGGGATCATTTTGAGATTTAACCTTGGTGACCGCCAGAATCATTTCATCAATCTTTTTATCATTCAACACCAATCGATCATACATGGCTTGATCTTCTTTAGTAAATAATTCAAGATCTTTTTCGTTAGCATTAAGTAACTCCTTTCGATTCTCATTTAAAATTTGAATCATGGAGCTTAACACGTTATTTTTAATTTCTGTTGGTATCAATTTCATACTAAACTTCTATTTCTTTTTCAAGGGCAACTCTAGTACCCACTTTTTTTCCGTCGATAATATCTATTATGGTATGGTCTTTTTTTCCGTTGGCAATAAATGTTGGGATATTATTTGCGGCAGATTGTTGTGCGTATTCTAATTTAGAGCCCATGCCACCACGCCCCTCTGCTTCTCCTTTAATATTATCTTGAATATATTTATTTAAATTTTCGTCTGGGCTAACATGATCAACAAGCGAACTATTTTCTTCGTCTGGATGACCACTATAAAGACCATCAATATCTGTTAGTATGATGAGTTTGTCTGCCTTAACCAATTGTGCGATAAGACTAGCAAGTTCATCATTATCAGAAAACATAGACATGGTTAGCGATACTGCATCATCTTCATTAGCAATAGGGATAACACCTTCCGCTAGTAAACCTTCATAACAATTTATCATGTTTTGACGGTGTACACCGGGACTAAAATCTCTTTTCGTAGGGAGTACTTGTGCGCATTTCATACCGTAATCACGAAATATATTATAATACAAACGCATCATTCTAGGCTGTCCAATAGCGGAGTATACTTGTCTTTTTTGTGTTTTATCTTTAATGTTAGATTTTCCTAAAACCTCCATTCCTGCAATTACAGAACCAGAAGAAACCAAAATAGTAATGATGCCCCTTTCATATAATTGCGCAATTTGTTTCACCAATTTCTTGAGTACAGGCCTTACAATTCGGTTATCTTTATTCGTCATCACATTAGTTCCGACTTTTATGACAATCTTTTGTTTATACATGTTGTTTTTCTTTTCCTAGTTCAACGGCGCGATCAAAAGCAGCAAAAGCGGCCTCTTTAATTAATTCTCCCACATTGTTGTCTTCCATAGAATTTAATGCGGCGCGTGTTGTACCTCCTTTACTTGCTACTTTTTCCATCCATGAATTTGGAGATAAAGTATTTTGATTGAACAGTTCTATAGCTCCTGTGAATGTTTGAGCAACCAATACCTTTGAAACATTTGGCGAAAACCCCATTTGCAATGCGGCTTCCATCATACTCTGCATAAAATAAAATACATATGCAGGACCACTACCTGAAATTCCGGTAGAAGCATCTATAAAATTCTCGTCTTTCACTAAAATAGACTTGCCGGTGGTGTCTAGTAGACTTTCTATGGCTAGTAATTCTATTCTAGAAACTTCGGGAGAAGCAACATACGAAGTAAGTCCTTTGCCAACTTGTGCAGGTAAATTAGGCATTGCACGTATAATCTTATTTAAGCCTGTTGTTTCCTTGATTGTATCAATGGTAACACCAGCCATAATAGAAATAAGTAATTGATCTGCTGTAACTAACTTATTTATTTTTCTAAATAAATCTTCTGCATGATAGGGTTTTACAGCTATAAAAATAATATCTGCTTCTGGCACACAATCTTCTAAATTTCGATAGGCATCAAAATCAGTCATTTGATCTACCTCATCTAGTTTTTCTTCAGAAGTATCAAGAACCATGATATTCTCTTTTTTTAAGAGCTTAGATTTTGACATGCCTTTTGCGTAGGTAAGGCCCATGTTTCCGGCTCCTATTACGAGTACTTTCATTTTTTATTTTTTTATGTAAATTGATTGATCCTTTAGGCTATTAAATAAAAAGCATGCAGTCTTCACAACTTTTTACCTCACCATAATAGGTTTCTCTATATTTATGTAATGTCTTGATGGGAACACCTAAAAAGTATTTCTTTATATAGGTGACTTTAGTTTGTAAGCTTCCCATTTTTATAGTGTGTCGTTGTTCCGTTTTTGTTTCTCTTTTAATGTGTATTAACTTCATAAAATTATAATGATTAGGCTTCTAGTATAACATAAAGCAAACGAATTCCTAAAATAGAACGTTAAGATTTTGTTAGTGTATTTGTAGCGGTGAAGCGGAGTTTCTTAGCCGCTTTAGTGGGGCTTCAATACGTAGGTATGCCATATAAATTAGTGTTGTTAGTAGGCTTTCAACCATGACTCACATCTATTACAGAATTGTTGCTTTAAATTTGCATCATATGCGCTATAGCAACTATCTTTAAATAGTTTTTAAAATAATGACCTATGAAATTTGATACTATACTGGTAAATCATCAAGAAAATATAGCGACGGTGACTATTAACCGCCCGAATAAATTAAACGCCTTAAATCGAGATACCATTCAGGAATTGCATGATGCATTTAAAGCCTTAAATAAAGACAAGAAGGTTAAAGTTATTATACTAACTGGAAGCGGAGAAAAAGCATTTGTGGCGGGTGCAGATATTGCAGAGTTTTCAGATTTTTCAGAAAAGGAAGGTGCTAAGCTTTCAGCAAAAGGGCAAAAATCACTATTTGATTATATCGAGAATTTGGCAACACCTGTAATTGCTGCGGTGAATGGTTTTGCTTTGGGTGGTGGATTGGAATTAGCAATGGCTTGTCATTTTAGAGTGGCTAGTGATAATGCTAAAATGGGGCTTCCAGAAGTGTCTCTTGGGGTTATTCCGGGATATGGTGGCACACAACGTTTGCCGCAATTAGTGGGTAAAGGCCGTGCGAATGAAATGATCATGACAGCAGGAATGATAGATGCTCAAAAGGCGCTCTCTTATGGTTTGGTAAATTATGTGGTAACACAGGAAGAATTAATACCACTTTGTGAGAAGTTAGCAGGTAAGATAACGAATAACTCGTCTGTTGCGATTGCTTATGCAATAAAAGCAGTAAATGCTGGTTTTAGTAGTGATACCGATGGCTTTGATAAAGAAATAAAAGCTTTTGGAGAATGTTTTGGAACCGATGATTTTAAAGAGGGAACGACTGCATTCTTAGAAAAACGAAAAGCAAATTTCGAGTAAATAGCTGTGTATCAAATAACTTAATTATATATAGTATGCCTACTAGAAATATATTTTTATTGCTTTTTTTCGCTTTCTTTAGTGTTATGAATGCTCAGGAAATGCCTGTGAAATACACCTTCGGGGAAAAGTATCATGATCGCTACAAGTATTCTAACTTACTGACTATTGCCCCCGATGGTAATGGTGGTAGTATTTTGGTGCGTTCTTATTATACAGGAATTATCTTAAAACCAAGAGGGTATTTTATAGCGCATTACAATGCCAATCTAGAACTGGTTTCTGAGTATAATTATAAGCTTAAAGATGCAAGTTATGTAGATGCATTTGTAAAAAATGGACAGGTTTATCTCTTATTTTTAGATTATAACTACGGAAAGAAATCTTACGAGTATGTAGTGCATCAAAGTTCCTATGAAAATTTTGACTTTAAGACGCAAAAAATATTAGAGATTGAATCTGACCCTGTAGAAGAACCTTTAGATCGTAATTATTATAATAGAAATTTTGGTTCTGGTTTTACGACAACAGTACTTTTTGATAAAGATAAATCGGCTTTTGCAATCAGTGCACATCACAAAAAAGGAAAAGATAACAAGCATAATATCTATGTGTTTGATACGAACCTAAAAGAGCTTATGCATTATGATTTTTCTAGTGAGATAGAAGAGAAAAATTATGCTTTTGAAAATTTGGTGATTTCAAAAGACAAGCAAGAAGTGTACTTAACTGCCAAGGCGTATTTTAAAAAGAAACGTTTTGCAGCAAATGAACGTAAGTTCCAATATGAATTATTACAGGTGACCAATGAAGGGGGTAAGATTCAGAATTTTGCAGATCCTGGAAAATTTCCTGAAGCATTAACGCCATTACTTGTTGCAGATAAGGTGGTTTGTGTAGGTTTTTATTCCAATAGGAGAGACAACCGCTATAATGGGATTGTATATTTTGATATTGATCCGGAAACCATGGAAATTAATACGAATAAATACCATGCATTTTCTGAACAGTTTATGCTAGATAAATTTGGTAGAGATGAAGATAAAGATATTAAGAACTTAGTTTTTAAAGGGGTAGAGGTAACCAAAGAGAATGATATTTTATTTAATGCAGAAGAGTATTTTGTAACCTCTAGCATACAGAGAGATCCTACAGGGTCTAGTGTAAAAATAAGTCGGTACCATTATAATGATATCGTAAGCGTAAAACTTGCAGCAGATGGCGAGATGTTATGGGCTAGAAATATTAATAAAACAGAAGTTACACAAGGAGATCCAGCGTATACTTCATATTGCTCCTATACCAAAGAGGGTGATACTTTTTTCTTTATCAGTACCGCCAGTGAAAATCCTCAATTATTGAGTGATGAACGAATTATGTTTAAGCAAGGTCTGGGGAGAAACAGAAACATTTTTCTGATCAAATTAGATACACAAGGTAAAATGAGTTATGAAAAAGTAATTGATAACCAAGAAGTCCGTTTGCCTTTAATGGTGTCTATGCCATTGATTAATGCGGCCCAAGAAAATTTAATTTTCTACGCAAAACGAGGCACAAAGAAACAATTAGTAAAGGTTAATTTCTAAGAATTGATTAGAAACTAACTTTAACATGAAACGGGATTGTGTATTGGATTTATTCCATATTTTTGGATTAAATCCAATACATTGAATTCCGAAAACTACATTAAAGGGCGAGGTGCGCAAAAGAACAACACGAACAAATTTTCAGAATTCAGCTACGAAACACGTGATGATTTTTTGGAATTTTGTCGCATTGAAGGGGAGGATGCCGACTCGAATAAAACGCAGTACCTTCCTATCTTTCCAAAAACTATTGTAAATAAGGTGACCAGTCCTGATATTGGGATGGAATATAGTATGAATCCCTATCAAGGGTGTGAGCATGGCTGTATCTATTGCTATGCGCGTAATACGCATGAATTTTGGGGCTATAGTCCAGGTCTTGATTTTGAACGTACTATTTTAATCAAAAAAGATGCGCCAAAACTTTTGGAAGCAAAACTCAAAAGTAAAAGTTGGAAAGCTCAAACTATTGTTCTTTCTGGAAATACAGATTGTTACCAACCTGCCGAAAAGCGGTTTAAACTAACAAAAGCATGTTTAGCACTGTTTTTGAAATACAAACATCCTGTTGCAATTATTACTAAAAATGCGCTGATCCTTCGTGATTTGGAGGTGTTAAAAGCATTAGCGGAAGATAATTTAATTCGCGTAAATATTTCTATAACGTCTTTGTCTGAAGAAACGCGAAGACTTTTAGAACCCAGAACAGCAACCATAAAAAAACGATTGGAGACCATTAGAATTTTAAGTGAACACGGAATTCCGGTGAATGCTATGCTTGCTCCAATTATTCCAGGAATAAATAGTCATGAAATTATGAAGCTTGCTAAAGCGGTTTCAGAAAACGGAGCAATTTCTTTTGGTTTTACGGTCGTACGATTGAATGGCGCCATTGGACAAATATTTACGGATTGGATAGAGAAAACAATGCCAGATAGCGCGGCAAAAGTGCTGCATCAAATTGAGGAATGTCATGGGGGGACTTTAAACGATAGTCGTTTTGGGATACGTAGTAAAGGGGAAGGTGTTATAGCTACTCAAATTCATGATTTAATGCGTGTAGCAAAAAGAACCTACTTTAAGAATAAAGTGAGCCAACCTTTAAATACAGAACTCCATGAGGAGTATAAAAACGGACAGTTGACATTGTTTTAAGACAAATTTAGCATTGACCTCTAGAAAGTTTTTACAGTTCCTTGCGTCTAATGTTGTAGCACTAAAATTAGATACTATGGAAATAAATATATGGTCAGATATCAGATGTCCCTTCTGTTATATCGGCAAAAGAAAGTTTGAAGCAGCTTTAGAAAGTTTCCCACATAAAGACCAGATAACGGTTCAGTGGAAAAGCTTTGAGTTAGACCCTTCTTTAGAAACAAAACCAGAAGTAGATTATACAGAATATTTTATAGAGCATAAGAATGTAGATCGTGATAGTGCATTAGCCATGTTTGCTAATGTTACGACTATGGCGAATGAGGTGGGTTTAAATTTTAATATTAAAGATGGCGTAATTGCCAATTCCTTAAACGCACATAGATTATTGCATTATGCAAAAAAGGAAGGATATGCAGATGCTACAAAAGAGGCTTTATTAAAAGCACAGTTGATAGATGCAGAGAATATAGATGATAAAGAAAATCTTATTGTTTTGGCAAAAACTATCGGAATGGATGGTGATGCGGTAAAGGAGATGCTCAATTCTGACGATTTTACGTATGAAGTGAGACAAGATGAACTAGAAGCTAGAAATCTTGGAATTAATGGTGTTCCGTTTTTTGTTTTAGATAATAAATACGGAATATCGGGAGCACAGCCTACCGAAGTTTTTGCTGAAGCATTAGATAATGCATGGAAAAAGCACACAGAAGAGAAACTTACTGTTTTACCTGTTGGTGAAACTGGTGGTTCTTGTGATGTAGAGGGAAATTGTAGTTAAGTGTTTTTTATGTTTCAATGAAAAAGGCTTGGAGTTTATTCCAAGCCTTTTTTTTTTGTCCTGTCTCGTCCTGAAATAAGTTGACATAAAATCGACTTATTCATGAAACGTACAATTATTACAGTAAACAAGCGTACCCAGCGCGATTATAATCTGGGCTTTAAATTAAGTGTTGTCCATCAGGTTGAAAAAGGCGAGATGACTTATAAGCAGGCGCAGAAGGCTTATGGTATTCAAGGTAGAAGTACTGTTTTGGTTTGGCTGAGAAAACATGGTACATTAGATTGGAGCAAACCTATACGTCGTCAAATGCCAAAATCAAAAGAAACACCTGCACAGAAAATCAAACGCTTGGAGAGAGAGCTTTCCGATGAAAAATTGAGGAATAAAATTCTCAACACTATGATCGACATCTCTGATAAACAGTATGGTACTGCTATTAGAAAAAAGCATTTGCCCATTCAATCCAGCGCATCCGACAAGAACAACGATTAAGTTTATCTCGTTGTTGTCGATTGTTTGGGATAAGTAGACAAGCTGTCTACCAAGCAGAAAAACGTATCATAAAAAGAGATCAAGAGTTAGTAAAAGTAAAGAACTTGGTCGAAGGCCTTCGTAAGGATATGCCCAGGCTCGGTACACGAAAGTTGTATTATTTGTTAAAGGATGAATTCGCAAAGCACAAATTAAAAATAGGAAGAGATGCCCTGTTTGGATATTTACGCTCAGAATCAATGCTTATAAAGCCAAGGAAGAATTACACCAAGACAACAAACTCTAACCATTGGCTTAGAAAACATCCTAATCTGATGAAAGAAATCAAAGTTTCTAGACCAGAGGAATACTTCGTCAGTGATATTACATACATTAAAAGTAGGGAGCGTACACATTATCTATCCTTGGTGACCGATGCCTATAGTAGAAAAATAATGGGGTATCATCTTAGTGACGATATGAGTGCCGAGAATGTGGTAAAGGCAGTAAAAATGGCGAACAACAATAGATTAACGAACAAAGATATAATTCATCATTCCGATAGAGGATTGCAGTATTGCTCGGCCATATACCAAAAAGAACTACAGCTAAGTAATATGACCCCATCAATGACAGATGGGTATGATTGCTACCAAAATGCATTGGCAGAACGAATGAACGGCATATTGAAAGGGGAATTCTTAATCTATAAATGTAACAGTGGTAAAGAGTTGAAAAAGCTCGTAGCAGAATCAATAAGAACGTATAATAACAAAAGACCACACTTGAGTCTAAAATATAAAACACCTAACTTTATACACAACAAAAAACCAGAGAAGCTAGCTTCTCTGGTTTAATATTAATTATTTAAAAACTGTCAACCTATTTTAGGACGACTCATCCTATTATTTTAATTCCCAACCTTTACGATACGTCCCTTTTACCCATTCATTGGCTTTTTCATAATTGGTTACGCGCATGTTTTCTCCATCCCATAGAATTTTACGTCTACCGGGATATGCAAAAGGTTCCCAATCGCCAATTTTTTTACCAGGAATTAATTCTTTGTATTGATATGCTTTAATGGCCAAGTTGCCCATGAGAACAGCTTCTGTTAAGGGTCCTGATTTAGAAAAATCTGATGAGGTTGTCGTGCCTTTGAGGCATCCGTTTACAAAATTCATAGCATGTCCAGCAGTATCTCCTTCAATCCTTGTTAAGCTTGGTTTTGGCGGATTAAACATGCTCATGGTTTCAGAAGGCAGTAAACGTGCATTTCTAGAATAGGTATCCGTTACAAGAATTCCTTTAGTGCCATAAAATATACTTCCGCCACCATTATCCCCAATGGTTTCACCAGTTTTTAATTCGTCAGGTAGGTCTGGTTTTAGCCCCCCGTCATACCAATTCAAAGCGATATCTCCATGTGCTTCCGTATTAAATTTTAGACGTACAATAGATGATGCTGGGCAAGATTGGTGGTAATCTGCCTCTACAAAATCGCCCACCCAATTTGTGGTACAACTGGCTTCTGCTTCAGTGGGGTAGCCTAGTCCTAAGGTACTAAAAGGGGTTTCCATGATATGACACCCCATATCGCCTAAAGCTCCTGTGCCAAAATCCCACCAGCCACGCCATTTAAAAGGCAAATACCCTGAGTAGAACGGTCTGTCTGCTGCAGGACCTAGCCATAAATTCCAATCCAATTCTTTTGGAATAGGATCTCCTCCTTTTGGTAGGGGAATTCCTTGGGGCCAAACGGGTCTATTGGTCCAGCAGTCTACCTTTTGTATTTTACCAATAAAACCAGAATCTATCCATTCTTTTGCTTGTCTACTGCCGTCACTAGAGGCACCTTGGTTTCCCATTTGAGTAACAATGCCATTTTCTTTAGCAACTTTCGTCATCAAACGTGCTTCATGAATATTGTGTGTTAATGGCTTTTCTACATAAGCATGCTTTTTTGCTCGCATAAAAGGTAAGGCTATTGTGGCATGGGTATGATCTGGTGTTGCGACCATGATGGCATCAATATCTTTAAGATGCTTGTCGTAAACTGTTCTAAAATCTTTATATAGTTTTGCTTTAGGATGTAGTTTTTTACTGTCTTTAACTTGACGGTAATCTACATCGGCATAGGCAATAAATTTTACTTTCTTGGTATTGGTAAGGTCATTAATTACTCCTCCGCCTCGGCCTCCTATACCGAAGCCAGCCATATAGAGGGTGTCACTAGGTGGAATATGATTTTTACCAAGAACAAAGTTGGGTACAATGGAGAATACAGCTGTGGCTGCAGCTGAATTTTTAATAAATTTTCTTCTTTGCATAATAAGTTAGTTTGAGTATGTGTATTAAAAATACACGATATTTTGCTAATTATGCACCATATGAGGTAAGTATGTAAGGGAGTTCTGGGTTAGAATTGAAATTTAGTAGCGACAGCTTATGCAGCGTTATAAGGACTGCGGATTCCATTCTTTGTAAAATTGCTCTAGATAATCAAGCATAAACTGGTGTCGTTGTTCTGCAAGAATCTTCCCATTTTTGGTATTCATTTTATCTTTTAAGAGCAATAACTTTTCGTAAAAATGATTTATGGTAGGTGCGCTAGATTTCTTATAGGCTTCTTTGGTCATTTTTAGATTGGGTATTATAGCGGGATTGTAGAGTTCCCTATTTTTAAAACCGCCATAATTAAATGCCCGCGCAATACCAATAGCTCCAAGAGCATCTAAACGATCTGCGTCTTGAATAATGTCTAATTCTTTGGATGTGAATTTTGCGACTTCTTTTTCTAAAGTCTTTTTAAAAGAGATATTATCAATGATTAAGACAACATGTTCAATAATATTTTTGTCAACATTTAAAGAATTCAAAAACTCCTGCGCCAGTTTAGGGCCAATGGTTTCGTCTCCATCATGAAACTTTGCATCGGCTATATCATGAAGTAAAGCACCAAGGCTTACTACGAGAAGGTCTATATCTTTTTCGTCTTTAGCAATTAATAATGAGTTTCTAAATACGCGTTGAATATGAAACCAGTCATGACCGCCTTCTGCGCCTTGCAAAGTTTCTTTTACAAAGGCAATTGTTTCTTCTACAATAGCAGTATTTGTCATTTAAATATGTACTCCAGTGGTTATTACTTTTTCTATTTGTGCCGTTAATGCATCAAGATCACCAGTGTTTTCTATGGGTTGATGTACATCTAAGGTAATATGACTTCCTAAACCGTTAGGGAATTTTCCGTAGCGAAGCGTTTTCCAAGAGTTGTTAATACTAATGGGGACGATTAACGCGGATGGTGCATTCTTTATCAATAGTTTTAAGCCTGTAGTTTGAAAAGGCTTAGGGTGCCCTGTTCGGCTTCTTGTTCCTTCAGGGAAAATTACAGCGCTTCTATGATGTTTTTCAATATACTGCCCTAATTTTATAATCTGACTTAGTGCCTGTTTGCTATCTTTTCTATCAATTAAAACAGAACCTCCGTGAACAAGATTGTATGAAACACTAGGGATGCCTTTTCCAAGCTCTATTTTGCTGACAAATTTCGGATGGTTTTTACGCATGTACCAAATTAATGGTGGAATGTCAAGCATACTCTGATGGTTTGCAACAATAATTAAAGGTCTATCTGTAGGAATTTTGTAAGGGTTATTAAAACTATATCTTGTTCCAATAATAAGCGAACATCGCATTAAAGATAAGTTAAGCACGCTCACCACCCTTTTTAATCCAGGGTAGCCAAATATCGTATTAGCCAACCACTGAATGGGGTGAAAAATTAAAAGCGTTAACCCAAAACAAACAAGGTATACTGCACTGAGCGGATATGCGAGAATCTTTTGCATAGTACAAAAATAAAAAACCGCTCTATATAGAACGGTTTTTAAAATAAAAATTTTATTGTTTCATTTAAAACGTACAAATGTACTAGGTTTTAAAATTAACAGAATTCGTCGTAAGCAGCCATTAAATTATCTGCAATAACTTCTGCTGGTCTACCTTCAATGTGGTGACGCTCAATCATATGAACCAATTCTCCGTTTTTAAACAAAGCCATACTTGGCGATGATGGAGGAAAAGGAATCATTAAACTTCTAGCTTTATCAACAGCGTCAAAATCTACACCAGCAAAAACAGTAACAATATGGTCCGGTTTTTTGCTATTGGTTAAACTAAATTTTGCTGCTGGTCTTGCATTTGCTGCGGCACAACCACAAACAGAATTTACAACAACTAATGTTGTTCCTTCTGCATTAACAGCTTTTTCCACTGCTTCAGCGGTATGTAATTCTTCAAACCCAGCAGATGCTAGGTCTTCTCTCATCGGTTTTACTAATTCTGCAGGATACATAGTCTTTTTTTTTAATCAATTTATATAAGTTATCAAAGATAACCAATTTGTCTTAGTTCATCTCTACTCCTTAACTTTTCATTAGAGCATTTTTTGTAATTGAAAATTATATCTTTGGCCTAAATTTTTTAAAGCATGAAATGGATTTTACTTCTCGTTATATTTTATATACTCCAAAAAGTATTTAGTAAAACAAAAAAACCAAATTTTTCACAAAACGCTAAATCGGTAAGCCCAGAAGATTTTGAACTGAATTTACTTTCGCTTTGTTCCATTGTTATTAAAGCAGATGGGAAAGTGAGCCAGAGTGAAATGGAATATGTGCAGCGTTATTTTGTGGCCACCTATGGTAAGGATAAAGCCAACGCAATATTCAGAACGTTTAATGAGGTTATAAAAAAGAGAGAAATATCTGCGCAACGTATTTGCGATTACATGAATCAACGTACAAGAGTAGAGGTGCGTTTACAACTAATTCATTTCTTATTTGCAATAGCACAAGCAGATGGGTCTGTTAGTACTGCTGAAATAAATAAAATACAGGAAATTGCAGGCTATTTAAGAATTGGTCGCAATGAATTTGAAAGCATAAAAGCGATGTTTATTAAGTCTGCTGATAATGCGTAC encodes:
- a CDS encoding TerB family tellurite resistance protein; translation: MKWILLLVIFYILQKVFSKTKKPNFSQNAKSVSPEDFELNLLSLCSIVIKADGKVSQSEMEYVQRYFVATYGKDKANAIFRTFNEVIKKREISAQRICDYMNQRTRVEVRLQLIHFLFAIAQADGSVSTAEINKIQEIAGYLRIGRNEFESIKAMFIKSADNAYKILEIEKSATDNEVKKAYRTMAKKYHPDRVITDNEAIKKGAEEKFKEVQIAYETIQKERGIN